Proteins found in one Arthrobacter sp. U41 genomic segment:
- the rpe gene encoding ribulose-phosphate 3-epimerase yields MAKCCINPSILSADFANLEAELRRISNADAVHVDVMDNHFVPNLSLGLPVVARLQEISPVPLDAHLMIEHADRWAPAYADAGVASVTFHAEASIAPIKLARELRARGAKAGLALRPGSGVEPFLDMLGELDVLLIMTVEPGFGGQEFLDLTLPKIRRARAAIDASGLDVALQVDGGITEDTIWRAADAGANVFVAGSAVYGADDPAEAIERLRAAGRR; encoded by the coding sequence ATGGCCAAGTGCTGTATCAACCCGAGCATTCTCTCCGCCGACTTCGCCAACCTCGAAGCGGAACTGCGCAGGATCAGCAACGCCGATGCGGTGCACGTGGATGTCATGGACAACCACTTCGTCCCCAACCTCTCGTTGGGGTTGCCGGTCGTCGCGCGCCTGCAGGAGATCAGCCCGGTGCCGTTGGATGCCCACCTGATGATCGAGCACGCGGACCGATGGGCTCCGGCCTACGCCGACGCGGGCGTCGCCTCCGTCACGTTCCATGCCGAAGCGTCGATCGCGCCGATCAAACTCGCCCGCGAGCTGCGGGCCCGCGGGGCCAAGGCGGGCCTGGCGCTCCGGCCCGGCAGCGGCGTGGAACCCTTCCTGGACATGCTGGGTGAACTGGATGTGCTGCTGATCATGACGGTCGAGCCGGGCTTTGGCGGCCAGGAATTCCTCGACCTCACGCTTCCCAAGATCCGCCGGGCCCGCGCGGCGATCGACGCCTCCGGGCTGGACGTGGCACTGCAGGTCGACGGCGGCATCACCGAGGACACCATCTGGCGGGCCGCCGACGCCGGTGCCAATGTCTTCGTGGCCGGCTCCGCTGTCTACGGCGCCGACGATCCCGCCGAAGCGATCGAACGGCTCCGCGCCGCCGGACGCCGCTAA
- the ribD gene encoding bifunctional diaminohydroxyphosphoribosylaminopyrimidine deaminase/5-amino-6-(5-phosphoribosylamino)uracil reductase RibD yields MDAALEAALQGPRGVNPLVGAVVIAADGTRLVTGYHRGAGTAHAEADAIDQAKAAGHDLSGTTMVVTLEPCNHCGRTGPCAQAIIEAGIADVVYAVDDPHDPAAGGAATLRAAGVRVRSGLGAQAALELNRQWFDAVEAKRPFVTLHIAQTLDSRIAASDGTSQWISSPESLADNHALRGRIDAILVGTQTVLVDNPRLTARGADGEPAGRQPLRVVMGYRGIPEGAAINGDDGKVLHLPTRDPREALDELFAAGVRHLMVEGGSRILSAFLSAGLVDELIVYLAPTLLGSGTPALEDLGITTLADAQQWEWDPASGGAVQQLGRDLRLHLRPARTGANDQPLAPNNTSSDSTTLRADADTAAGGN; encoded by the coding sequence ATGGACGCCGCCCTCGAGGCAGCCCTGCAGGGGCCCCGTGGCGTGAACCCGCTGGTCGGCGCCGTCGTGATCGCCGCTGACGGAACCCGCCTGGTCACGGGCTACCACCGCGGCGCCGGCACCGCGCACGCGGAAGCCGATGCGATTGACCAGGCAAAGGCCGCCGGCCACGACCTCAGCGGCACCACCATGGTGGTCACGCTGGAGCCGTGCAACCATTGCGGACGCACCGGGCCCTGCGCCCAGGCGATCATCGAGGCCGGTATCGCTGACGTCGTCTACGCGGTCGACGATCCGCACGATCCCGCCGCCGGCGGCGCTGCGACGCTGCGTGCCGCGGGAGTCCGCGTCCGCTCCGGGCTCGGCGCACAGGCCGCCCTGGAGCTGAACCGGCAATGGTTCGACGCCGTTGAGGCCAAGCGGCCTTTCGTCACCCTGCACATCGCGCAGACCCTCGACAGCCGCATCGCCGCCAGCGACGGCACCAGCCAGTGGATCTCCAGCCCGGAATCGCTCGCCGACAACCACGCCCTGCGCGGCCGGATCGACGCGATCCTGGTCGGAACCCAGACGGTCCTCGTGGACAATCCGCGCCTGACCGCCCGCGGCGCCGACGGCGAACCGGCCGGCCGGCAGCCCCTGCGCGTCGTGATGGGCTACCGGGGGATCCCCGAGGGCGCCGCGATCAACGGCGACGACGGCAAGGTCCTCCACCTGCCGACCCGTGATCCTCGGGAGGCGCTGGATGAGCTGTTCGCCGCCGGCGTCCGGCACCTCATGGTCGAGGGCGGCTCCCGCATCCTCAGCGCCTTCCTCTCCGCCGGTCTCGTGGACGAACTCATCGTCTACCTCGCCCCGACGCTGCTGGGCTCGGGGACCCCGGCACTGGAGGACCTCGGCATTACCACCCTGGCCGACGCCCAGCAGTGGGAATGGGACCCGGCGTCCGGCGGGGCGGTCCAGCAGCTCGGCCGCGACCTGCGGCTGCATTTGCGCCCCGCCCGGACAGGCGCGAACGACCAACCCCTGGCGCCAAACAACACTTCATCCGACTCAACCACGCTCCGCGCAGACGCGGACACCGCCGCAGGAGGCAACTGA
- a CDS encoding riboflavin synthase, producing MFTGIIAEQGKVLSVERNGDISATVRLHAPGSTEGLALGGSVAVNGVCLTATEIDGKDFSVDVMGETLTRSTIGELSAGDPVNLERCVPAGGRLDGHVVQGHVDGVGQLIEREGLGNWDRLRFGVPAGLARYIAEKGSIAVDGVSLTVTAVSPAAEPAPWFEVGLIPTTLADTGLGAKAIGSHVNLEVDVLAKYTERLLAFSGTAAGGAAAVHAEGATA from the coding sequence ATGTTCACCGGAATTATTGCCGAGCAGGGGAAGGTGTTGTCCGTTGAGCGCAACGGCGACATCAGCGCCACCGTCCGGCTCCACGCGCCCGGAAGCACGGAGGGACTGGCCCTCGGCGGCTCTGTCGCCGTCAACGGCGTCTGCCTCACGGCCACGGAGATCGACGGCAAGGACTTCAGCGTCGACGTCATGGGCGAGACCCTCACCCGCAGCACCATCGGCGAACTCTCCGCCGGGGACCCGGTCAACCTGGAGCGCTGCGTTCCGGCCGGCGGCCGGCTTGACGGCCACGTCGTCCAGGGCCACGTCGACGGCGTCGGACAGCTGATCGAGCGCGAGGGCCTCGGCAACTGGGACCGGCTCCGCTTCGGCGTTCCCGCCGGACTGGCCCGCTACATCGCCGAGAAGGGGTCCATCGCGGTCGACGGCGTTTCGCTGACCGTCACCGCCGTGAGCCCGGCGGCTGAACCTGCGCCGTGGTTCGAAGTGGGGCTGATCCCCACCACCCTGGCCGACACCGGACTGGGCGCGAAAGCAATCGGCAGCCACGTGAACCTCGAAGTTGACGTCCTGGCGAAGTACACTGAGCGCCTGCTGGCATTTTCGGGCACCGCCGCCGGGGGAGCAGCAGCAGTACACGCGGAGGGGGCAACAGCGTGA
- the ribB gene encoding 3,4-dihydroxy-2-butanone-4-phosphate synthase produces the protein MPDELAPLPVIPPAGLDLIEDAVRAIAAGRPVLVVDNEDRENEGDIIFAAQHATPALMGWTIRYSSGVICVPLDAGRADALALPPMVEINEDAKGTAYTVSCDAAVGVSTGISATDRALTARILADPGSQPAALTRPGHVFPLRAVMGGVRERPGHTEAAVELCQLAGLEPVGVIAEVVYDNGEMMRLDGLRGFALEHGCPLISIADLVSYLEGGQSAGHATDHM, from the coding sequence CTGCCCGACGAGCTGGCACCCCTGCCGGTCATCCCGCCGGCGGGCCTGGACCTGATCGAAGACGCCGTCCGCGCCATCGCCGCCGGACGTCCCGTTCTGGTGGTCGACAACGAGGACCGCGAAAACGAAGGCGACATCATCTTCGCCGCCCAGCACGCCACCCCGGCCCTGATGGGCTGGACCATCCGGTACAGCTCCGGTGTGATCTGCGTGCCGCTCGACGCCGGCCGTGCCGACGCCCTCGCGCTGCCGCCGATGGTCGAAATCAACGAGGATGCCAAAGGCACCGCCTACACGGTGTCCTGCGACGCCGCGGTGGGCGTCAGCACCGGAATCTCCGCCACGGACCGGGCCCTCACCGCCCGGATCCTGGCCGATCCCGGCAGCCAGCCGGCGGCGCTGACCCGTCCCGGGCACGTTTTCCCGCTCCGCGCCGTTATGGGGGGAGTGCGGGAACGCCCGGGCCACACCGAAGCGGCCGTGGAACTGTGCCAGCTGGCCGGACTCGAGCCCGTGGGTGTGATCGCGGAAGTGGTGTACGACAACGGAGAAATGATGCGGCTGGACGGACTGCGCGGCTTCGCCCTGGAGCACGGCTGCCCGCTCATTTCGATTGCCGACCTGGTGTCCTATCTTGAGGGCGGGCAGAGTGCCGGCCACGCAACGGACCACATGTGA
- the ribA gene encoding GTP cyclohydrolase II, with amino-acid sequence MTTSEAQEQRTAGRQPHPVSAGPIVQLPTAFGDFVAQAWTDLATGAEHLAVSSPLPPVDGMAPLVRLHSECLTGDVFGSYRCDCGEQLAYALEMINEFGGTLLYLRGQEGRGIGLANKMKAYALQEAGFDTVEANEQLGLPVDARCYKAAAQILADMGLHEVRLLSNNPDKQDRLAQAGVRVVEMVPTEVPSREQNIRYLQTKKDRMDHRLVLDMEPAAPAAGPRGFDPDPV; translated from the coding sequence ATGACGACGTCGGAAGCACAAGAACAGCGGACGGCCGGACGCCAGCCGCATCCGGTCAGCGCCGGCCCCATCGTCCAGCTGCCCACCGCCTTCGGTGACTTCGTGGCGCAGGCCTGGACCGATCTGGCCACCGGAGCCGAGCATCTGGCGGTCAGCTCCCCGCTGCCGCCGGTCGACGGGATGGCGCCGCTGGTCCGCCTGCATTCGGAGTGCCTCACCGGCGACGTGTTCGGCTCCTACCGCTGCGACTGCGGTGAGCAGCTGGCCTATGCCCTCGAGATGATCAACGAGTTCGGCGGCACCCTGCTGTACCTGCGCGGCCAGGAGGGCCGGGGCATCGGCCTCGCGAACAAGATGAAGGCCTACGCCCTGCAGGAGGCCGGCTTCGACACTGTGGAGGCCAACGAACAGCTGGGCCTTCCCGTGGATGCCCGCTGCTACAAGGCCGCGGCCCAGATCCTCGCGGACATGGGCCTGCACGAGGTCCGCCTGCTCAGCAACAACCCTGACAAGCAGGACCGGCTGGCCCAGGCCGGTGTCCGGGTCGTGGAGATGGTGCCCACCGAGGTTCCCTCCCGGGAGCAGAACATCCGCTACCTGCAGACCAAGAAGGACCGGATGGACCACCGGCTGGTCCTGGACATGGAGCCGGCTGCGCCGGCTGCCGGCCCGCGCGGTTTTGACCCCGATCCGGTCTGA
- the ribH gene encoding 6,7-dimethyl-8-ribityllumazine synthase has product MSGHGAPQIDLSTFKPEETARLKLAIVAASWHTQIMDGLLDGALRAAKDAGISEPTVLRVPGAFELPVAAARLAPHFDAVVALGVVIRGGTPHFEYVCEAATMGLTEVSVRTGVPVGFGVLTCDTEQQGIDRAGLPGSTEDKGHEAVTAALATAVTLKQFS; this is encoded by the coding sequence ATGAGCGGACACGGCGCACCACAGATTGACCTGAGCACCTTCAAACCGGAGGAAACCGCCCGGCTGAAACTGGCCATCGTGGCAGCCAGCTGGCACACCCAGATCATGGACGGGCTGCTGGACGGCGCGCTGCGCGCGGCGAAGGACGCCGGCATCAGCGAACCGACTGTGCTCCGCGTCCCCGGTGCCTTTGAGCTGCCCGTCGCCGCCGCCCGGCTGGCACCGCACTTCGACGCCGTGGTGGCGCTCGGCGTCGTGATCCGCGGCGGAACCCCGCACTTCGAGTATGTCTGCGAGGCCGCCACGATGGGCCTGACCGAGGTCTCGGTGCGCACCGGCGTCCCGGTCGGCTTCGGCGTGCTCACCTGCGACACGGAACAGCAGGGCATCGACCGCGCCGGGCTGCCGGGCTCCACCGAAGACAAGGGCCACGAAGCTGTTACCGCCGCTCTCGCCACCGCGGTGACCCTCAAGCAGTTCAGCTAA
- a CDS encoding phosphoribosyl-ATP diphosphatase — MKNFESLFAELSEKAAVRPEGSRTVAELDSGVHGIGKKVVEEAAEVWMAAEYESDEAAAEEISQLLYHLQVLMLAKGLSLEDVYKHL; from the coding sequence GTGAAGAATTTCGAATCGCTGTTCGCAGAACTGAGTGAGAAGGCAGCCGTCCGTCCGGAAGGCTCCCGCACCGTCGCCGAACTGGATTCCGGAGTCCACGGCATCGGCAAGAAAGTCGTGGAGGAAGCAGCCGAGGTCTGGATGGCTGCCGAGTATGAATCCGATGAAGCCGCCGCCGAGGAAATTTCGCAGCTGCTTTATCACCTGCAGGTTCTGATGCTCGCCAAAGGACTCAGCCTGGAAGACGTCTACAAGCATCTCTAG
- the hisG gene encoding ATP phosphoribosyltransferase has translation MLRVAVPNKGSLSEAASAMLAEAGYRQRRDTRELVMLDPDNDIEFFFLRPRDIAVYVGQGTLDVGITGRDLLLDAEVEAEELLPLGFAASTFRFAGPVGDFSTVEQLDGKRLATSYDGLLRGYLAERGIKAKVVRLDGAVESSVRLGVADAIADVVETGNTLKAAGMEIFGQPILHSEAVLIGRKGERNPAAEVLIRRLQGVLVARQYVMMDYDIRKELVEEAAALTPGLESPTVSPLRDSDWVAVRSMVPKKQTNRIMDELYDLGARAILVSTIHACRI, from the coding sequence ATGCTGAGAGTTGCCGTCCCGAACAAGGGATCCCTGTCCGAAGCCGCTTCCGCCATGCTCGCCGAGGCCGGCTACCGCCAGCGCCGCGACACCCGCGAGCTGGTCATGCTGGACCCGGACAACGATATTGAATTCTTCTTCCTGCGCCCCCGTGACATCGCCGTGTACGTCGGCCAGGGCACGCTCGACGTCGGCATCACCGGCCGCGACCTGCTCCTGGACGCTGAGGTTGAAGCCGAAGAGCTGCTCCCGCTCGGCTTCGCCGCCTCCACCTTCCGCTTCGCCGGCCCGGTGGGCGACTTCAGCACGGTCGAACAGCTCGACGGCAAGCGCCTCGCCACCAGCTACGACGGCCTGCTCCGCGGCTACCTGGCCGAGCGCGGCATCAAGGCCAAGGTCGTCCGCCTCGACGGTGCCGTCGAATCCTCCGTGCGCCTCGGCGTCGCGGACGCGATCGCCGACGTCGTCGAAACCGGCAACACCCTCAAGGCCGCCGGCATGGAGATCTTCGGCCAGCCCATCCTGCACTCCGAGGCCGTCCTGATCGGACGCAAGGGCGAGCGGAACCCGGCCGCCGAGGTGCTGATCCGCCGCCTGCAGGGCGTCCTCGTGGCGCGGCAGTACGTGATGATGGACTACGACATCCGCAAGGAACTCGTGGAAGAAGCCGCGGCCCTCACCCCCGGACTGGAATCGCCTACGGTCTCGCCGCTGCGCGATTCGGACTGGGTCGCCGTCCGCTCGATGGTGCCCAAGAAGCAGACCAACCGGATCATGGACGAGCTGTACGACCTGGGCGCCCGCGCCATCCTGGTCAGCACGATCCACGCCTGCCGCATCTGA
- the hisF gene encoding imidazole glycerol phosphate synthase subunit HisF encodes MAVAVRVIPCLDVDAGRVVKGINFEGLRDAGDPVELAHRYDHGGADELTFLDVTASSGNRETTFDVVRRTAEEVFIPLTVGGGVRGVAEVDKLLRYGADKAAINTAAVARPDVIDEITRHFGSQVLVLSLDARRTRPGSQPTPSGFEVTTHGGRQGTGIDAIAWAREAADRGVGEILLNSIDADGTKDGFDLELIRLARAGVRVPLIASGGAGKPEHFPPAVAAGADAVLAASVFHFGPLDMIAQVKAAIREAGFEVR; translated from the coding sequence ATGGCAGTAGCCGTCCGCGTTATCCCGTGCCTGGACGTTGACGCCGGCCGAGTGGTCAAGGGCATCAACTTCGAAGGACTCCGCGACGCCGGAGACCCCGTCGAACTGGCACACCGGTACGACCACGGCGGCGCCGACGAGCTGACCTTCCTCGACGTCACGGCCTCCTCGGGCAACCGGGAAACCACCTTCGACGTCGTCCGGCGCACCGCCGAGGAAGTCTTCATCCCGCTGACCGTTGGCGGCGGCGTCCGCGGTGTGGCCGAGGTGGACAAGCTCCTGCGCTACGGCGCGGACAAGGCGGCCATCAACACCGCCGCCGTCGCCCGTCCCGACGTGATCGATGAGATCACCCGGCACTTCGGCTCCCAGGTCCTCGTGCTTTCCCTCGATGCACGCCGCACGCGTCCGGGCTCGCAGCCCACCCCCTCCGGCTTCGAGGTCACCACCCACGGCGGGCGCCAGGGGACCGGAATCGACGCCATCGCTTGGGCCCGTGAAGCCGCCGACCGCGGTGTCGGTGAAATCCTGCTCAACTCGATCGACGCCGACGGCACCAAGGACGGTTTCGACCTGGAACTGATCCGGCTCGCGCGGGCCGGGGTCAGGGTCCCCCTCATCGCCTCCGGCGGCGCCGGCAAGCCGGAGCACTTTCCGCCTGCGGTGGCGGCAGGAGCCGACGCGGTCCTCGCCGCGTCCGTCTTCCACTTCGGGCCGCTGGACATGATCGCTCAGGTCAAGGCCGCGATCCGGGAAGCAGGCTTCGAAGTCCGCTAA
- a CDS encoding TIGR03085 family metal-binding protein: MHFVEPSREVLAETLLAAGPDSPTLCKGWLTRDLAAHLYLRERKAAVGLGLLIKRFSKASDEATAALAAKLRTPEDYNKLVNSFRAGPSAFSPMKIKALDESANLIEYFVHTEDVRRAVDRWAPRALDEAYSDALWDDLVKRAAILYRGVDLGIVLVRPSGPRHVAKRAPVSVAIVGEPGELLMHAHGRTRHALVTFEGQPDAVALLQSAEVGL; the protein is encoded by the coding sequence ATGCATTTCGTCGAACCGTCCCGAGAAGTTCTGGCCGAAACCTTACTGGCGGCCGGTCCTGACTCCCCCACGCTCTGTAAGGGCTGGCTCACCAGGGACCTAGCTGCCCACCTGTACCTGCGCGAGCGGAAAGCCGCCGTCGGACTGGGGCTGCTGATCAAACGCTTCTCCAAGGCGTCGGACGAGGCCACAGCCGCGCTGGCCGCGAAGCTCAGGACGCCCGAGGACTACAACAAGCTGGTCAACTCCTTCCGCGCCGGCCCGTCCGCGTTCTCGCCGATGAAGATCAAGGCACTGGACGAAAGTGCCAACCTGATCGAATACTTCGTACACACCGAGGACGTGCGCCGGGCCGTGGACCGCTGGGCGCCGCGAGCCCTGGACGAAGCGTATTCGGACGCCCTCTGGGATGATCTGGTGAAGCGTGCGGCCATTCTCTACCGCGGAGTGGATCTGGGGATCGTGCTGGTCCGGCCCTCCGGCCCCCGGCACGTCGCCAAGCGAGCTCCGGTGTCCGTGGCGATCGTCGGTGAGCCGGGTGAACTGCTGATGCACGCCCACGGCCGCACCCGCCACGCCCTCGTGACCTTCGAAGGCCAGCCGGACGCCGTCGCGCTCCTGCAGTCCGCCGAAGTCGGGCTGTAG
- the hisI gene encoding phosphoribosyl-AMP cyclohydrolase, which produces MSEQPAPAPVLGSPVPGSTDPGPAAPAHALPAGLAAALKRDGAGLVAAIVQQFDTNEVLMLGWMDDEALRRTMTSGRVTFYSRSRQEYWRKGDTSGHVQWVKSLAMDCDGDALLVRVDQVGAACHTGTRTCFDGRGLDVVTGQAD; this is translated from the coding sequence ATGTCTGAGCAGCCCGCCCCCGCCCCCGTTCTTGGAAGCCCTGTCCCCGGAAGCACCGATCCCGGACCGGCCGCGCCCGCACACGCCCTCCCCGCCGGGCTCGCCGCCGCGCTGAAGCGGGACGGCGCCGGCCTGGTCGCCGCGATCGTGCAGCAGTTCGACACCAACGAGGTGCTCATGCTCGGCTGGATGGATGACGAGGCCCTGCGCCGCACCATGACCAGCGGGCGCGTGACGTTCTACTCCCGCTCCCGCCAGGAATACTGGCGCAAGGGCGACACCTCCGGCCACGTGCAGTGGGTCAAGTCGCTCGCAATGGACTGCGACGGCGACGCGCTCCTGGTCCGCGTTGACCAGGTCGGCGCGGCCTGCCACACCGGTACCCGGACCTGCTTCGACGGCCGCGGCCTGGACGTCGTCACCGGCCAGGCCGACTAA
- a CDS encoding anthranilate synthase component I: MQDLGIISPGLEEFRELAGHSRVIPVRLKVLADAETPIGLYRKLAQGQPGTFLMESAAVGGSWSRYSFIGARSRATLTTKDGQAHWLGEPPVGVPLGGSPVDAIRDTVEALRTDRFEGLPPFTSGLVGFLGWETVRHWEKLTSPPEDDLQLPEMALNLVTDMAVHDNMDGTVLLIANAINFDNSSERVDEAWHDAVARVKALLARISTPVQQPVSVLDAAALDFASSVQERWKESDYLAALDRSKEAIVDGEVFQVVISRRFEMECGADPLDVYRVLRNTNPSPYMYIFSLEDAAGRQYSIVGSSPEALVTVTGQEVITHPIAGSRPRGKTVEADKALAEELLADEKERAEHLMLVDLSRNDLSKVCVAGTVDVTQFMEVERFSHIMHLVSTVVGKLAPTATAYDVLKATFPAGTLSGAPKPRALRLLDELEPHRRGIYGGVVGYLDFAGDMDMAIAIRSALLREGRAYVQAGGGIVADSVNATEAIETVNKAAAPMRAVHTARSLRNITADSLPDAGTQS, translated from the coding sequence ATGCAGGACCTTGGAATCATCAGCCCGGGCCTGGAGGAGTTCCGTGAACTCGCAGGCCACAGCCGTGTAATCCCCGTCCGGCTGAAGGTGCTGGCTGACGCCGAAACACCGATCGGGCTGTACCGCAAACTCGCCCAGGGCCAGCCCGGCACGTTCCTGATGGAATCCGCGGCCGTCGGAGGTTCCTGGTCCCGCTACTCCTTCATCGGCGCCCGGTCCCGGGCCACCCTGACCACCAAGGACGGCCAGGCGCACTGGCTCGGCGAGCCGCCGGTCGGCGTACCGCTCGGCGGCAGCCCGGTGGATGCAATCCGCGACACCGTCGAAGCCCTCCGCACCGACCGATTCGAAGGCCTGCCGCCGTTCACCTCCGGCCTGGTGGGCTTCCTCGGCTGGGAAACGGTCCGCCACTGGGAAAAACTGACCAGCCCGCCGGAGGACGACCTGCAGCTGCCCGAGATGGCGCTGAACCTCGTCACCGACATGGCCGTGCACGACAACATGGACGGCACCGTGCTGCTGATTGCCAACGCGATCAACTTCGATAACAGCTCCGAACGCGTGGACGAGGCCTGGCACGACGCCGTCGCCCGGGTCAAGGCCCTGCTGGCCCGGATCAGCACTCCCGTCCAGCAGCCGGTTTCCGTGCTCGACGCCGCCGCCCTGGACTTCGCCTCCAGCGTGCAGGAACGCTGGAAGGAGTCGGACTACCTCGCCGCCCTGGACCGCAGCAAGGAAGCGATCGTCGACGGCGAGGTCTTCCAGGTGGTCATCTCGCGCCGCTTCGAAATGGAGTGCGGCGCGGACCCGCTGGACGTGTACCGGGTGCTCCGGAACACCAACCCCAGCCCGTACATGTACATCTTCAGCCTCGAGGATGCCGCTGGCCGGCAGTACTCGATTGTCGGGTCCTCCCCGGAAGCGCTGGTGACCGTGACGGGCCAGGAGGTCATCACCCACCCCATCGCCGGCTCCCGGCCGCGCGGCAAAACCGTGGAGGCGGACAAGGCCCTGGCCGAGGAACTCCTCGCGGACGAAAAGGAACGCGCCGAACACCTGATGCTGGTGGATCTGTCCCGCAACGACCTGTCCAAGGTCTGCGTGGCCGGTACCGTCGACGTCACCCAGTTCATGGAAGTGGAGCGCTTCAGCCACATCATGCACCTGGTCTCCACCGTCGTCGGAAAACTGGCGCCCACCGCCACGGCCTACGACGTGCTCAAGGCGACCTTCCCGGCCGGAACACTTTCCGGCGCCCCCAAGCCGCGCGCTCTGCGCCTGCTCGATGAGCTGGAACCGCACCGCCGCGGAATCTACGGGGGAGTGGTGGGCTACCTCGACTTCGCCGGCGACATGGACATGGCCATCGCCATCCGCTCGGCCCTGCTCCGGGAAGGACGCGCCTACGTCCAGGCCGGCGGCGGCATCGTCGCCGACTCGGTGAACGCCACCGAGGCCATCGAAACGGTCAACAAGGCCGCCGCCCCGATGCGGGCCGTCCACACGGCCCGGTCGCTGCGCAACATCACGGCCGACTCCCTTCCCGACGCCGGTACGCAGTCGTGA
- a CDS encoding Trp biosynthesis-associated membrane protein: protein MSGTTVTSTSPAIPGWARKSTLVLAIAALALAVFGTTTQTWLTVHLDPAQLGAAVNSQDGLQVQGSKAATTVTALALVALAGGLAASIAGRIARWIITALILLAAAGIVGAAAIVVADPLAAAQGSIAAATGITGSDVSVDVTVFPALAVVAGVLLGLSALLIIPAGRFWKSRTKYDTPATGGAPDGSGAPAGPADEIDSWDRLSRGDDPT from the coding sequence GTGAGCGGCACCACGGTCACGAGCACCAGCCCGGCCATTCCGGGCTGGGCCCGGAAATCCACCCTGGTCCTGGCCATCGCCGCCCTGGCCCTGGCCGTGTTCGGGACCACGACGCAGACCTGGCTCACCGTCCACCTCGACCCGGCCCAGCTCGGGGCGGCCGTCAACAGCCAGGACGGCCTGCAGGTGCAGGGCAGCAAAGCCGCGACGACGGTGACGGCCCTTGCGCTGGTGGCCCTCGCCGGCGGACTGGCCGCGTCGATCGCCGGGCGGATTGCGCGCTGGATCATCACAGCGCTCATCCTGCTGGCCGCCGCCGGCATCGTCGGCGCCGCCGCGATCGTGGTCGCGGACCCGCTGGCCGCAGCCCAGGGCTCCATCGCCGCCGCCACCGGGATCACGGGCAGCGACGTGTCGGTGGATGTCACGGTATTCCCGGCCCTCGCCGTCGTGGCCGGCGTGCTGCTGGGACTCAGCGCCCTGCTGATCATCCCCGCGGGCCGCTTCTGGAAGTCCCGCACAAAATACGACACCCCGGCAACGGGCGGTGCCCCGGACGGCTCCGGAGCGCCCGCCGGGCCGGCGGACGAAATCGACAGCTGGGACCGTTTGTCACGCGGTGACGATCCCACCTGA